The Herbiconiux sp. SALV-R1 nucleotide sequence GATCCGCGAGGAGTTCCTCAGCACGGTGAGCCACGAGCTGCGCACCCCCCTGACCAACGTGACGGGGTATCTCGAGCTGCTGGCCGACGCGCTCGAAGCGCCCGGGGCGCCGGGCCCGGTCGACCCTGCGGCGCGCGGCTACCTCGACGTGGTGGCCCGCAACGCCGAGCTGCTGCGCCGGCGCATCGACGAACTGCTCGCCGCCACCGAGTCGACGCTGCCGCCCGTGAAGCGACCCACGAACCTCACCGAGCTGCTGCGCGGGGCGGCGTCGGCGGCGCGACGGGTGGCCGACGCGAAGGAGCAGACCGTCGAGCTGCGCCAGCACACCGACGCGGAGTGCGTCATCGACCTCGACCCCGAGCGCATCGCGCGGGCGCTCCGCGAGGTCGTCGACAACGCCGTGAAGTTCAGTGCGCCCGGCACCACCATCGGCATCTCCCACGACTGCGCCGACGGACGCGCCACCATCTCCATCACCGACCAGGGCGTCGGCATGGGCCGAGCCGAGCAGACCCGCATCTTCGACCGCTTCTACCGCACCCCCTACGCCCGCCGCCACGCCGTGCAGGGCTTCGGCCTCGGCCTCACCCTCGCCCGCAGCATCATCGCCTCCCACGACGGCAGCATCGCCGTGCAGAGCGACCCCGCCTCGGGCACCACCATGACGATCACCCTCCCCCACGCGGCGCCGCGCGGATCAACCGGTTGATAGACGGGCGGAGGCATTGAGGCAACCAGCCCGTGCGGTTAGCGTCGTCTCATGGGGGACGTCTCGCGGCGCGCGGTCATCGGTTCGGTGTGGGCAGTGCCGGTGGTGATGGCCGCAGCCGCAGCGCCGGCGGCGGCCGCGTCGACCACCGCGAGCACCGTCATCACGGTGGCGAGCGCCTACCAGGTGACGGATGCGGGCGGCACCCGCTACGCGATCGTCGCCGGCGAGGTCACCCGCACGACGAACCCGCCGACACCGGTCACCGACACGGTGGTCACCTTGCTGCTCTCCCCCTCCGGCGACAACCCCACGTACCTCACCGGCGACACCGGCCAGTTCGTCTTCGTGCGCGTCGTCCCGTCCCGCCAGTCGACCTACCAGCTCACCACCGACGACGGCACGACCACCGGCACCGTCTCCATCTGATCCCCGCGCCGGGGAACGAAAAAGGCGACGGGTACGAAAAAGGCCCTCCGGGGAGGGCCTTTGAATGCTGGGGTACCTGGACTCGAACCAAGAACAACGGTACCAGAAACCGCCGTGTTGCCAATTACACCATACCCCACTGGCCTCTGCCGCAGCGCGGGCCGACGATTACTCTAACCCATCCTGGCGCTCCCGCCAAAAGCGTGTCGCATCGGTGCGAAGTTCAGGGCCCGAGCGGGTCGACGCGGCGCTTGCGAAGGTGTTCGTAGACCACAGAGGTGCGCACGTCGGCGACCTCGGGGCGTTCGGTGAGGCGGTCGATGACGAAGGCGTAGAGACTGTCGTTGTCGGCGACGGCGACGTGGATGAGGAAGTCCTCCGTACCCGAGGTCACGAACACTCCGATGGTGTCGGGCAGCGCCGCCACCCAGTTGCGGAACCCCTCGATGTTGCGCCGCGACGGCGGACGAATGCGCACCGCGATCATCGCCTGCACCGGCCGACCGATCGCCGGGAGGTCGACGTCGAGGGTGGCGCCGCGAATGACCCCACGGTCACGCAGCGCCCGCGTGCGATCGAGCGCCGTCGTCGGCGACACCCCCACGGCCGCGGCGATGTCGCGGTTGGTGCGCCGTGCATCCGTCTGCAGTTCGCGGAGGATCGCCGTATCAAGTTCGTCGAGCATCCGCCGTTTAGCTCCCTCGTCGCATTAAGTACGGGCTGTTTTTGCCTGCTTCGACAGTATGCCTAATCTCGACCCGAGTTTCCGAACGACAGACAAGGAGATCGCGTGTCGATCGATGTTCCCGCCTACGCCCCCGACGAGATCGTCACCGGCGAGTCGACCCGCGCCTCGCGGCTGAAGTGGGTGGTCGTCGTCGACTCCGAGCTGCCGCCCGGGCGCCTCGCGAATGCCGTCGCGTGCGTGGCCGCGGCGACGGGCGAGGCCATCGCGGGCCTCCTCGGCCCGGGCGGCGACGACGCGGCCGGCGCCCACCACCCGGGGCTGCCCTGGGCCGGCTGCACCGTGCTCGGCGCCACTGCCGAGCGGATGCGCACCGTGCGCGAGAAGGCAGTCGCCGCTGAGGGTGTGTGGCTCGCCGACATGCCGCTGGCCGCCCAGACCACCCGCGTGTACGACGACTACCTCGCCATGCTCGGCGCGACCGGCCCTGAGGCGCTCGAGGTGTCGGCGCTCAGTCTCGTGGGGCCCCGCGCGACGGTCGACTCCATCGTGAAGAAGCTGCGGTTGCTCTGACGGGCGACGGGAGGGGCCCATGCGTGCGGAGGCGCAGGCGCCTCGCGGCGAGGAGGCCGACGCCGAGCACCAGCATCAGCGCCCCGATCGCGAGATCGAGCGTCGGTGCGGGGGCGCCCGTCGCCGCGAGTCCCTCCCCGCCTGCGGCGGGAGGGGCGGGTACGGGTGCGGGGGCCGGAGTGGGATCGGGCGTCGGTGTCGGCGTCGGCGGCTCCGCGGGCACGAAGACCAGCGCGTCTCCCACGAAGCGCTGGTTCGAGCATCCGTTCGGGTAGTTGTTCTCGCCCGTCTGCACGGTGACGACCGTCGCGCCCGGCCCGCAGGGGTTCTCGGGGTCGGGCGTGCCGGGGAGCCGGGCGGCGAGCGTGCTCGAACCGCCCCCGTCGAAGAGCACGGCCGAGTCGACGCCCGCGGCGAGCATCACCGCCTGCGCCTCGGCGCCCGTGACGCCCGACGACCAGCCGGGCACGTCGTCGACCACCACGACCGTCACCTGCGTTCCGGTGCTGTCGAGGCCGAGGAGGGTCTCGGCGTTGCGGGAAGTCGACCTCGGCACGTAGTAGCCGGAGAGGTCGGTGGGCTGTCCGTTCAGGAGGAGCGGTGCCGGCGCACCGATGAGCGTCGTGATGGTGGGGTCGGAGAGCGCCCCCGCGGCGGTGAACGCGGTGCCCGGGGTGAGCTCGGTGGCGAGCCAGTCGGCCGTGGCCGACCCGCCACCGCCCTCCGGCCACGACGACACCAGCGCCACCTCTCCGTCGGGCAGCGCCGGGATGCTGCCGAGACTCTCGCGCGAGACCCCGGTCACGACGTACGAGTCGGGGCCCACAGCCGCGTCGCGACGCGCGCTCACGAGGATGGGCTGCTCGATCGCGTAGTCGGAGTTCGCGGTGCCGTACGGGCTGTCGGCGAGCACGACGTCACCCATGTCGGGCGTCAGGAGGGTGACCCCGCTCGCCTCGATCGGCCCGGTCATGAGCGCCTTCGGGCAACTCGGCTGGGTGGCGGCGACGCCGAGGGCGTTGATGCCGTCGAGCGGGATGCTCGATCCGTTCGCGGCGATCGTTCCGCTGAAGGTGACGCTGCCGATCGAGAGGTGCCCGTCGGCGTGCACGGCGAGCGCGACGTTGAGCGCCGGGTCGGCGGGCGGGCTCTTCACGATCCTCCCGTTCGAGACCAGTCCGCCGCAGATCTGGCCCGAGAAGGTCTCGGGCACGGAGCCCGTGCCGGCAGCCGGACCCTTGTCGTTGTCGAAGAACCCGCCGTTGATGCCGAGCAACGCGCCCGTTCGATCGACCATCGACGACACCGGCTCGTTCGGCACGACCCCGTCGAGCCCGGCCTGGAAGATCGTGTCGTTGCTCGCCACCACCGCGGGCGCCACGGATGCGGTGCCCAGGTCGAGCGTCGCCACGTGCGCCACCGTGGGGAGGGTCGTGCCCTCGGGGTCGGTGAGGCACGAGAGCACGACCCCGGTGGCGAGGCCGACGGGGGTGGTGGGGCAGTCGGCGGGGGTCGGAGTGACGGGGGTGGGGCTCGGGCTGGGGCTCGTGCTCCGGCTGGGACTGGAGTCCGCTTTCGCGGTCGCGCTGAGGGCGGCGGCGGGCGAAGGTGACAGCGACCACGCGGGAGCCGTGCCCGAGAGGAGCAGGAAGCCGCAGAGGAGGGCGGCCCCGGCGGCAGGGGCGAGCCGGACTCGGCGACGCTCGGAGCGCATCCGTGTCACCGTCGCCGCTCGGAGGGGTGGGCGGAGTCGCTGTCGGGCGAGTCACCGTCGGTGGAGGGGACGGAGGCGCGGGCCGTGGCGAGGCGGCGCCGCGAGCCGAGGAGGGCGGCGAGGGCGGCGGCGACGCCGGCGGTGAGAGCGGCGAGGGCCCAGCCGAGGGGAACGATCGTGCCGGAGCCGGTGTCGGCGAGTGACGGCGAGCCCGGGGTCGGCTGCGGGCCCGCGGTCGGCACCGGAGTCGGAGTCGGGGTCGGGGTCGGCACGGGCAGCACGGTCGCCGCGCCGCCGACGGCGACCACCGTCACGCTGCCGTCGGCGTTCAGCTGCACGGTGGCGCTCGTGGCCGCGGCGAGGTCGACGCGTTGCCACGAGCCGTTTCCGGTCGGGGTGGTGTCGAGGGCGTAGCCCGACGCGATCTCGGTCTGCGCGATCACCGAGGCACGCTGCTCATCGCTGAGCCCGGGGAACGTCGTGAGCAGCAGGTTCTCCGCCCCGGCGGGCACGGCGGGTGCCAGGCCGGTTTCGCCGGGAGGCGCGAAGGCGTAGGTCATGCGCTCCTCGTAGACCGTCACAGCGGAGGCGCGGTCGGTGACGATCTGCGCCGTTCCGCCCGGCATCGCGCTGCCGCCGTAGGGGTCGTTCGTGTACGGGTCGCCCTCGGCGGCGCAGGCGGCGATGGTGTCGCCGCACTGCTGCTCGAGGTAGGAGCGCAGCTCGGCGGTCGCGGGCAGGATGCTGTCGGCCACGAAGTCGGGGCTCGACCAGAGTGCCGCGATGGAGGCGTGCCCGCTGATGCGCCCGCCCATGATGTCGAGGGGCGAGTGCACCCCCAGCACGAGCCGGTCGTTGCCGTTCTCGGAGGCCCGCGCGAGGATCTCGGGCGCGAGCTCAGGCAACATCGTCGCCAGCGTCACACCGGCCTGATAGGCCGTCGTGGTGTGGCCGCTCGGGAAGCTGCCCGAGGTGCAGAGTCCCTCGTAATCGCCGTCGAGCTCGACGTCGGCCGCAGTGAACTCGTGCGTGTCGTCGAGCTGGGGGGCGACCCGCACGATGTCGAGGTCGCCCTCGGCGTTCGCGTACGGCTTGCCCACGCGGTTCGCCTGCAACGACGCCGCGTTCACGGTCGCGGGGTCGCACGGTCCCGGTTCGGATGCTCCCTGCTGGCTCGGCAGGAACGGTCGCGGAAAGCTGTAGGCCTCCTTGGCCGCCTCTGTCGAGACGAACGCCCCGGCCGACCCGTCGGTGCTCGACAGCAGCGCGCTGGTGAGGGGCAGCGCCCCGCTCTGACGGCCCTGCACGTAGAGCGGACCGAGCACCGACCCGAGCCCGGTGGAGATGGTGATCGACTGATCGTAGCCGTCGGGGCTCAGGCCGTACTGCGCATCCTGGAGGGCCGCGAACTGCTGGGCGGGGGTGGCGTGGGTGTTGATCCACGAGACCTGCTGGTCGTTGGTGGCCAAGACCTCGGCGTCGACCACGTCGCCATGCAACGGGTAGTCGGCGTCGGGGGTCCAGAAGTCGGTGAACCCGTCGAGGAGGGTGACGAGGTCGGGCTGCGGCGGGAGGGGGGCGGCTGCCGGGGCGGCGGTTGCCGGGGCGGCGGCGGCGAGCGCCGCCGAGGGTGCGGGTGCAGTGGTGGCGGGCGTGGCTGCTGCTGCCGCCGACCCTGCCCCGGGCGCCGCGGCGAGCGCGAGGGAGGCGAGCACGGCCGCCCCGGTGATTCCAGCCTTCGATCGCTTCATCGCGCATCCCCCTGCTCGTCGCACCGTCGTCCCGGTACCACGCTCAGAGTAGAGCCCACGGGGATCGGGCGCGACCCCCTCTGCCCGACGGGTCGCGACGTGTGACGACCAAAACCGCAAGGATTCGTGACACCAGGGCCGTATAGGGCTCGGTCTTCGAAATCCTTGCGGTTTCGAACCGCCACACACCGCTTCTGGGAGCGGGTCGGGTCAGCCGCGCTCCTCGCCGCTCGACGACGACGGGTCGGCGACGGCACGGAGCGCCCTGCGCACCGTCGCACGCTGCGCGACGACCCGGGCGGTGTCGCCCTCGGCACCGAAGCCGGTGTCGGGAACCGGATCGAGGCCGGTCGCCGTGCCGCCCACCACGGTGAGACGAGCGAGCACCCGCGCCTCGTCACTCTCGCGGCCACCTGCGCGAACCGGAGCGGAACCGTGCTCACCCGACGCAGCCACCGCATCCGCTCGCCGTCGCGGATCGTAGCCGAGGCGGCGGAACAGGCCCGGGTACTCGAGCACGAAGCCGTCGTCGTCGACCTCGACGTCGCGCACGAAGTCGCTGTCGAGCGATTCGTAGCGGTAGACGTTCGGCTCGACGCGGGTGTAGCGCTGGGGGTCGGGCGTGACGTGCAGGGACGGGACGTCGATGTAGGCGGTGACGATGTCGCGCGACTCCCCCACCTCGAGGTCGAGGCGGCGCACCGGGAGCGTGTTGCTGAACGGCGTCGCGCTGATGTCGACGTCGATCGCCCCGTCGAGTTCGGGGAGCGGTTCGCCGTCGTCGCCGACCCAGCGCGAGTCGGGCGTGACGTGCAGGTCGAGGCTGCGGTGAGAGAGCGTGTCGGCGACGCTCACGAAGCGCGTTCGCCACGCGGCGTCGCACTCGACCCGATAGAAGATCTCGAACCGCTCGGGGTCGTGGGCGATGACGTGGCCGACGGCGGTGCATCCGCTCGGGTCGATGGTGACTGCGACGTCGTCGTGCCCGGTTCCGGATGCGTCGAGCCAGGTGAATCCGCGTGCTCGGTCGTGCATGTGGTGCGGGCTCCTCTCCTGCGGGACGGTGTGCGTGAAGGAACATACTCCACCTCGGCGGCGGGCGGGAGAGCTCGTCGGGGCATGCGCGTCGGAAGGGATGCGCTGCCGCACTACCCGGAGCGCAGCGACGTGGTCATGGAGTGCAGGATGCGGAAGGCCGTGCGCTGGTCGTCGGCGGTGAGGCCGGCGAGCATCCGTCGTTCGACGTCGCGCACTGCCGAGCTCGCCTTCGCGAGCTGACGGCGGCCGTGGGCGGTGAGGCGGGCGGGAAGCACCTTGCCCACGCGATCCGCCTCGGGGCGGGTGACGGATCCGTCGCGCTCGAGCGCCTGCAGGAGCACGTTCATCGACTGCCGCGTGACGAAGACGCCGCGGGCGAGGTCGGAGTTCGAGAGTCCGGGGCGCTGGGCCAGCAGTTCGAGGCAGGAGTAGTGGGTGACTGTCATGTCGAGGGGCCGCAGCACGTCTTCCATGGCGGCGCGCAGGGCGCTCGAGGCCTCCTTGAGGAGGTAGCCGAGGGAGGTGTCGAGGTCGATGACAGCGGGGTCTTGACTCATGTCAGTATTCTGACATACTTGCTCGTGCGGTGTCAGATAACTGACATCTCTGACTGAATGGAGAACCCCATGCCCGTCACCGGACCCGACTTCGTCTCGCTCCAAGTACGCGACCTCGACGCCTCCCAGGCGTTCTACGAGCAGCACCTCGGACTCGTGCGCTCGCAGGCCGGCCCGCCGCACGCCGTGGTGTTCGAGACCGCGCCGATCGCGTTCGCCCTGCGTTCGGAGATTCCGGGGACGAACCTCGGCGCCGCACCTCAGCCCGGTGTGGGGGTGGCGCTGTGGATGCTCGCCACCGGCGTCGACGACATTCACGCGGATCTTGTCGCCGCCGGAGTGCGCATCGTGGCGGAGCCCCTCGACGGGCCCTTCGGCCGCACCTTCACGTTCGCCGACCCCGACGGGTACCACGTCACGCTGCACGACCGGGGGTGAGCGGGCGCGCGCTGGCGCGCGGGGCGGGGCGGGGTGCGCGGCGCGCGCTCGCGCGGGTGATGCGGGTGCGGGGGCGGGACGCGCGTCGCGCTCACGCGCGAGGGTCAGTCGTCGGTGTCGACGGGGTGAGTGGCGTCGGCGCGGCGGGCGCGGGAGCGTTGGCGGAGGTAGGCGATGACGGCGGAGACGACCGTCACGACGACGAGGCCGATGAGCACCCATTCCATGTACCGTTCGACCACCGCAGCGACTTCGGGGATGGAGCCGAGCGCGTATCCGATGCCGATGATGAGGCTCGACCAGAGTGCGGCACCGAGCGCGTTGTACCCGATGAAGTGCGAATACTTCATCTTGCCGACGCCCGCAGCGACCGGGGCGAAGGTGCGCACGACCGCCACGAAACGCGCGATCGTCACCGCCCAGCCGCCGAAGCGGTCGAAGAAGCGCTGGGTGCGGTCGACGTTCTTGCGGCTGAAGAAGCCGGAGTCGCGGCGTTCGAAGATCGAAGGTCCGGCGCGGCGGCCGATGACGAACCCGAGCTGATCGCCGGCGAAGGCGGCGAGCGCGACCGCGGCGACGACGAGAGCGATCGGGACGGGGATGGCACCGGTGTAGGTGAGCAGTCCCGTGAAGAAGAGGAGGGTGTCGCCCGGGAGGAAGAACCCGATCAACAGCCCCGTCTCGGCGAACACGATCGCGCACACGATGAGCAGCCCCCACACCCCCGCGCCTTGAATGGCAGCCTCGACACCGAACAGATCCGCAGGAGCCATGCCTGCGACCCTACGCCCCTCCCCCGCCGGAGCGCCGCGCTGCCGCCGCCGAACTCGATGGAACTTCGGGCCCCTCGCGAAAACGGATGGAGCCTCGGCGGCGTGTCGGCGCCGGACCCCATCGAGTTTAGGCTCCCCCGCAAGGCGCGCGTCGAGGGCGGGTGGGCGCTCGTCGCCACCGATCGGCGTGGAGCGCGACAATGCCGACACGAAACTCGATGGACATCCGCTCGCCTCGCCGAAACCGATGGACTCTCGGCGGCGGAGTCCACCGAGTTCGGGCGACCCTCAAGGTGCTCACAGCAGATGGGCGCTCGGCGCCCCAGAGCGGCATGGAGCGCGACGAGGCCGGCACGAAACTGGATGGAACCTCGGCCCCCTCGCGAAAACGGATGGACTCTTGGCGGCGTGTCGGCGGCGGAGTCCATCGAGTTCGGCGGCTGACGCGCGGGACGAGGCCCGCCGGCGCACTCGGCGGTTGCCGCGGCAGCGGCTACGGCTGCTGGTACAGCGGCCGCAGCCGAGGTGGCAGCCGCGGCGGCAGTTGCCGCAGCTGAGGTGGCAGCCGCGGCAGCACCAGCGGCAGCGGCTACCGCGACGGCGGCCGCAGCTGCCGCGGCTGCCACGGGCGGCCCGTTACAGGGGGCCGAGGAGGTGGCGGTTGACGGCGGCGGCGACGCGGGCGCCGGCTCCGGCGGCGACGATGAGTTGCTGGGGGCCGGGGGGTGTGATGTCGCCGGCGGCGAAGAGGCCCTCGATCGAGGTGGCGCCGCGGGAGTCGACGATGACGTAGCCGTCGGCGTCTCGGTCGAGCTCGGGGTCGAGCGACTCGGCGAAGGGCAACGGTACCGACCAGAGCGGGCGCACGAAGCCGCCCTCGCGCTCGACGGTGGTGCCGTCGGCGAGGACGACGCCGGTGAGGCCCGAGCGGTCGCCGACGACGTCGGCGAGCTCGCGCCGTTCGACGTCGATGCCGCGGGCGGCGAGGCCCGCCTCCTCGGCGTCGGTGATGACGTCGGCTCCGCCGGTAAAGACGATGAGGTCGTCGCTCACCTGCGAGATGAGCAGGGCGCGCTCGGCGAGATCGGGCGTCGAGCCGATGAGGGCGAGCGGCTTGCCGCTCTTCTCGAACGCGTCGCACTCGATACAGCTGTGAAGGCTCGTGCCGTAGTAGGCACGGATGCTCGGCAACGCCGGCAGCGTCTCGGCCAGCCCGCTCGCGAGCACCACCACGGAAGCGGTGACCTCGCGGTCGGCTGACCCGCGCACGCCGCGCGAGGAGAGGCTGAAGACGCCGGACTCAGCATCGCGCTGCAGCGAGCCGACGAGACCCTGGTGGAACTCGGCGGTCGGGTAACCCGCGAACTCCTCGCGACCCAAGGCGCGCAGCTCAAGCGGCGAGACGCCATCGCGCGTGAGGAAGCCGTGCGAGACCAGTGTGGCGGAGTGCCTCGGCCGGTTGCTGTCGAGGATGAGCACGCGTCGCCTCGCCCGCACCAGGTTCAGCCCGACCGACAACCCGGCCGGCCCACCCCCGATGATGACGACGTCGTAATGCTCGCCACCCGCCTCCACGCCGCTCACCGCGCGTTCGCCAGACGGACGAGCCGCGCCACGGTCTCCTCCTTGCCGAGGATCTCCATCGACTCGAACAGGGGCGGCGAAATCCGCCGCCCCGACAGTGCGACCCGCAGCGGCCCGTAGGCCACCCGCGGCTTGAGCCCGAGCCCGTCGATGAGCCCGGCCGACAGAGCGCTCTGGATCGACTCCGCGTTCCACTCCGACACCGGCACCTCCTGGAGAGCGCCGATCGCGGCCGCCAGCACGACGCCGGCGTTCTCGGGGAGGGAGCCCACCGCATCCGGTGCGTAGTCGATCGACTCACTGGTGACGAAGAACGAGGCGAGCAGCTCGGGGGCCTCACCGAGCAGCGCCATGCGCGTCTGCACGAGAGGCGCCACCGCCGCGAGCACCTCCGACTGCGCCGGCGTGAGCGGGGAAGTGACGATGCCCGCCGCCTCGAGATAGGGCACGAGGCGCGACGCGAAGTCGGTGACCGAGAGCATGCGGATGTGGTCGCCGTCGATCGACTCCGCCTTCTTGAGGTCGAACCGCGCCGGGTTCGGCAGCACGTCGACGACGTCGAACGCGGCGACCATCTCGTCGAGCGTGAAGACGTCGCGGTCGGCGGCGAGCGACCAGCCCAGCAGGGCCAGGTAGTTCACGAGCCCCTCGGGGATGAAACCGCGGTCGCGGTGGTGGAACAGGTTCGACTCGGGGTCGCGCTTCGAGAGCTTCTTGTTGCCCTCGCCCATGACGTAGGGCAAGTGCCCGAAGCGGGGGACGAAGGTGGTGACCCCGATGTCGATGAGCGCGTGGTACAGCGCGATC carries:
- a CDS encoding VOC family protein; the encoded protein is MPVTGPDFVSLQVRDLDASQAFYEQHLGLVRSQAGPPHAVVFETAPIAFALRSEIPGTNLGAAPQPGVGVALWMLATGVDDIHADLVAAGVRIVAEPLDGPFGRTFTFADPDGYHVTLHDRG
- a CDS encoding NAD(P)/FAD-dependent oxidoreductase, with the protein product MSGVEAGGEHYDVVIIGGGPAGLSVGLNLVRARRRVLILDSNRPRHSATLVSHGFLTRDGVSPLELRALGREEFAGYPTAEFHQGLVGSLQRDAESGVFSLSSRGVRGSADREVTASVVVLASGLAETLPALPSIRAYYGTSLHSCIECDAFEKSGKPLALIGSTPDLAERALLISQVSDDLIVFTGGADVITDAEEAGLAARGIDVERRELADVVGDRSGLTGVVLADGTTVEREGGFVRPLWSVPLPFAESLDPELDRDADGYVIVDSRGATSIEGLFAAGDITPPGPQQLIVAAGAGARVAAAVNRHLLGPL
- a CDS encoding phosphodiester glycosidase family protein; this encodes MRSERRRVRLAPAAGAALLCGFLLLSGTAPAWSLSPSPAAALSATAKADSSPSRSTSPSPSPTPVTPTPADCPTTPVGLATGVVLSCLTDPEGTTLPTVAHVATLDLGTASVAPAVVASNDTIFQAGLDGVVPNEPVSSMVDRTGALLGINGGFFDNDKGPAAGTGSVPETFSGQICGGLVSNGRIVKSPPADPALNVALAVHADGHLSIGSVTFSGTIAANGSSIPLDGINALGVAATQPSCPKALMTGPIEASGVTLLTPDMGDVVLADSPYGTANSDYAIEQPILVSARRDAAVGPDSYVVTGVSRESLGSIPALPDGEVALVSSWPEGGGGSATADWLATELTPGTAFTAAGALSDPTITTLIGAPAPLLLNGQPTDLSGYYVPRSTSRNAETLLGLDSTGTQVTVVVVDDVPGWSSGVTGAEAQAVMLAAGVDSAVLFDGGGSSTLAARLPGTPDPENPCGPGATVVTVQTGENNYPNGCSNQRFVGDALVFVPAEPPTPTPTPDPTPAPAPVPAPPAAGGEGLAATGAPAPTLDLAIGALMLVLGVGLLAARRLRLRTHGPLPSPVRATAASSRWSRPSRGAPRD
- a CDS encoding MarR family winged helix-turn-helix transcriptional regulator: MSQDPAVIDLDTSLGYLLKEASSALRAAMEDVLRPLDMTVTHYSCLELLAQRPGLSNSDLARGVFVTRQSMNVLLQALERDGSVTRPEADRVGKVLPARLTAHGRRQLAKASSAVRDVERRMLAGLTADDQRTAFRILHSMTTSLRSG
- a CDS encoding putative glycolipid-binding domain-containing protein; its protein translation is MHDRARGFTWLDASGTGHDDVAVTIDPSGCTAVGHVIAHDPERFEIFYRVECDAAWRTRFVSVADTLSHRSLDLHVTPDSRWVGDDGEPLPELDGAIDVDISATPFSNTLPVRRLDLEVGESRDIVTAYIDVPSLHVTPDPQRYTRVEPNVYRYESLDSDFVRDVEVDDDGFVLEYPGLFRRLGYDPRRRADAVAASGEHGSAPVRAGGRESDEARVLARLTVVGGTATGLDPVPDTGFGAEGDTARVVAQRATVRRALRAVADPSSSSGEERG
- the gltX gene encoding glutamate--tRNA ligase; this translates as MSATSPHPFSTATGTDVRVRFCPSPTGTPHVGLVRTALFNWAYARHTGGKLVFRIEDTDAQRDSEESYEQIIDALTWLGLDWDEGVNKGGPHAPYRQSERYDIYRDVIARLLESGHVYESFSNAEEIDARNEAAGRAKQLGYDNFDRDLTEEQKAAFRAEGREPALRLRVPDTDLSFDDLVRGEITFPAGSFTDFVIVRPNGHPLYTLVNPVDDALMGITHVLRGEDLLSSTPRQIALYHALIDIGVTTFVPRFGHLPYVMGEGNKKLSKRDPESNLFHHRDRGFIPEGLVNYLALLGWSLAADRDVFTLDEMVAAFDVVDVLPNPARFDLKKAESIDGDHIRMLSVTDFASRLVPYLEAAGIVTSPLTPAQSEVLAAVAPLVQTRMALLGEAPELLASFFVTSESIDYAPDAVGSLPENAGVVLAAAIGALQEVPVSEWNAESIQSALSAGLIDGLGLKPRVAYGPLRVALSGRRISPPLFESMEILGKEETVARLVRLANAR
- a CDS encoding phosphatase PAP2 family protein, translated to MKRSKAGITGAAVLASLALAAAPGAGSAAAAATPATTAPAPSAALAAAAPATAAPAAAPLPPQPDLVTLLDGFTDFWTPDADYPLHGDVVDAEVLATNDQQVSWINTHATPAQQFAALQDAQYGLSPDGYDQSITISTGLGSVLGPLYVQGRQSGALPLTSALLSSTDGSAGAFVSTEAAKEAYSFPRPFLPSQQGASEPGPCDPATVNAASLQANRVGKPYANAEGDLDIVRVAPQLDDTHEFTAADVELDGDYEGLCTSGSFPSGHTTTAYQAGVTLATMLPELAPEILARASENGNDRLVLGVHSPLDIMGGRISGHASIAALWSSPDFVADSILPATAELRSYLEQQCGDTIAACAAEGDPYTNDPYGGSAMPGGTAQIVTDRASAVTVYEERMTYAFAPPGETGLAPAVPAGAENLLLTTFPGLSDEQRASVIAQTEIASGYALDTTPTGNGSWQRVDLAAATSATVQLNADGSVTVVAVGGAATVLPVPTPTPTPTPVPTAGPQPTPGSPSLADTGSGTIVPLGWALAALTAGVAAALAALLGSRRRLATARASVPSTDGDSPDSDSAHPSERRR
- a CDS encoding DUF2000 domain-containing protein, with amino-acid sequence MSIDVPAYAPDEIVTGESTRASRLKWVVVVDSELPPGRLANAVACVAAATGEAIAGLLGPGGDDAAGAHHPGLPWAGCTVLGATAERMRTVREKAVAAEGVWLADMPLAAQTTRVYDDYLAMLGATGPEALEVSALSLVGPRATVDSIVKKLRLL
- a CDS encoding DedA family protein yields the protein MAPADLFGVEAAIQGAGVWGLLIVCAIVFAETGLLIGFFLPGDTLLFFTGLLTYTGAIPVPIALVVAAVALAAFAGDQLGFVIGRRAGPSIFERRDSGFFSRKNVDRTQRFFDRFGGWAVTIARFVAVVRTFAPVAAGVGKMKYSHFIGYNALGAALWSSLIIGIGYALGSIPEVAAVVERYMEWVLIGLVVVTVVSAVIAYLRQRSRARRADATHPVDTDD
- a CDS encoding Lrp/AsnC family transcriptional regulator; the encoded protein is MLDELDTAILRELQTDARRTNRDIAAAVGVSPTTALDRTRALRDRGVIRGATLDVDLPAIGRPVQAMIAVRIRPPSRRNIEGFRNWVAALPDTIGVFVTSGTEDFLIHVAVADNDSLYAFVIDRLTERPEVADVRTSVVYEHLRKRRVDPLGP